In Trichoderma asperellum chromosome 1, complete sequence, a single window of DNA contains:
- a CDS encoding uncharacterized protein (EggNog:ENOG41), whose translation MFAAAPYVEKRLLRSNGYNKRRAIRRAFYLRVWLLCDSDYKSDRLTVLATVLLMTCWHEEP comes from the coding sequence ATGTTTGCCGCCGCGCCGTATGTCGAGAAGAGGCTCCTGCGAAGTAACGGCTACAACAAACGCCGGGCAATACGAAGAGCCTTCTACCTTCGGGTCTGGCTCCTGTGTGATTCAGACTACAAGTCAGATCGTCTAACCGTCCTCGCCACTGTGCTACTGATGACCTGCTGGCACGAGGAGCCCTGA
- a CDS encoding uncharacterized protein (EggNog:ENOG41), whose product MTQHQYTSRPLLTEDVLATIIYMVPRGTLLNFRLVNRSLGALATKRAFRHICLFAAEEGTRFVDIARSEALRSCVREITCDTKLAEDDYTYHSNGDFAFPWRFMAALPFVRYFERLEVLNLNFNEYCGPENNDEDLLDGILIEESPDIRFRILDTIFHCLEGTWSAENQREVDEELDLSDDRDILDIEDDPEVAFYKDDHQGFAAPIHDPPSSVCLTISNLGDFDDPRLTKSDTFRRVIASQISELKILFTVQTDEASPESTIYRPEKYDLMKNLPHTWLMPSLAMNLTVLSLYCRDYWGWIPRMDFRCVNPGSGPGSGFPNLRVLALGNYVFTHEWQVDWIASLGLQNGRGGLEELYLDDSPILYKARMVQPMNSGESEVTNLVTGEVISISDELYPLPEVVMGGTYNPEIIYFPLRWDYVLGRWRDLMKGLRVFRMGHGAWWQHYCFDRAIESDEWIQSSDRRDFISYDCPAFRWYNCPVVDQESDEYYEGCELFREGEGLQLAREYQCQYIEYDIGTGPTQWQELRDRYQYTYYPYYPKLNPELDPTGTLMKDEDEALGSLLEITDQRRKMNLTI is encoded by the coding sequence ATGACGCAGCACCAGTACACCTCCAGGCCGCTCCTTACGGAAGACGTGCTAGCTACCATCATCTACATGGTGCCACGAGGCACGCTCCTAAACTTCCGCTTGGTCAACCGATCTCTTGGTGCTCTGGCTACCAAACGCGCCTTTCGGCATATATGCCTTTTTGCCGCGGAGGAGGGCACTCGCTTCGTTGACATTGCACGGTCTGAGGCGCTCCGCTCGTGCGTCCGCGAGATAACCTGCGACACCAAGCTTGCCGAGGATGATTATACATATCATTCCAATGGTGATTTTGCTTTCCCTTGGAGATTCATGGCGGCCCTTCCATTCGTGCGTTATTTCGAGAGGCTGGAAGTCCTGAACTTAAACTTCAACGAGTACTGTGGGCCGGAGAACAACGATGAAGACCTGCTTGATGGCATCCTTATTGAAGAGTCGCCTGATATCCGGTTCCGTATTCTAGATACCATCTTCCACTGCCTCGAGGGTACATGGTCTGCCGAGAATCAGCGTGAGGTGGATGAAGAGCTTGATCTTAGTGACGATCGCGATATTCTGGACATCGAAGATGACCCCGAAGTAGCATTCTACAAGGACGACCATCAGGGCTTCGCGGCTCCTATTCATGATCCACCTTCCTCGGTTTGTTTGACAATCTCCAACTTAGGAGACTTCGACGACCCGCGCCTTACCAAATCGGACACGTTTCGCCGGGTTATAGCTTCCCAGATATCTGAACTAAAAATTCTATTCACAGTCCAGACCGATGAAGCCTCGCCGGAGAGCACGATATATCGGCCAGAGAAGTATGATCTTATGAAGAATCTGCCCCACACCTGGCTGATGCCATCGCTTGCCATGAACTTGACAGTTCTTTCTTTATACTGTCGTGACTATTGGGGCTGGATCCCCCGGATGGACTTCCGTTGCGTCAATCCGGGCTCGGGTCCGGGCTCGGGCTTCCCAAACCTCAGGGTCCTGGCTCTAGGAAACTATGTCTTCACCCACGAGTGGCAGGTCGACTGGATCGCTTCCTTAGGGCTCCAAAATGGACGGGGTGGGCTTGAAGAGCTTTATCTAGATGATTCTCCCATCCTTTACAAGGCTCGAATGGTCCAACCCATGAACTCAGGGGAGTCGGAAGTGACTAACCTCGTGACTGGAGAGGTTATTTCCATTTCGGATGAGCTGTACCCGCTCCCAGAAGTCGTTATGGGAGGGACGTACAACCCCGAAATCATTTATTTCCCTCTTCGATGGGACTATGTACTTGGTCGCTGGAGAGACTTAATGAAGGGTCTTCGAGTCTTTAGAATGGGCCACGGTGCCTGGTGGCAGCACTATTGTTTCGATCGTGCCATTGAGTCCGATGAATGGATTCAGTCGAGCGACAGACGTGATTTCATTTCATACGATTGCCCAGCTTTCCGGTGGTATAATTGCCCGGTTGTTGATCAAGAAAGCGATGAGTACTATGAAGGTTGTGAGCTCTttagagagggagaagggcTCCAGCTGGCCAGGGAATACCAGTGCCAGTATATTGAATACGATATCGGTACAGGCCCCACCCAATGGCAAGAATTAAGGGATAGGTATCAGTATACCTATTACCCTTATTACCCGAAATTGAATCCAGAGCTGGATCCGACAGGAACCCTGATgaaagacgaggatgaggctcTTGGAAGTCTTCTGGAGATAACAGATCAGCGGCGGAAAATGAATCTGACTATATAa
- a CDS encoding uncharacterized protein (EggNog:ENOG41): MATSEELPKAQFGPPLWLGNENEGLAYYVFNPEGTESILLLHGAMTGGTEWDLVLPHLSKRYHILAPDIPLHNRSRNIKLENPGIDTGNLLRDLVKGSAKGGQAHVVGLSMGAHIGRRLAVQCPEVVRTCFLSGFSQLDWIPWKGSLAYIVYAVEYVGAMVPKSWIDRIEHATDTETPHDLEHFKRVWNLMMDDTDVKGKSWEARTLVVAATKGGLVPTNDSIRDASALALLAQQKNPESAVVQNKTMRHGWSRQGPKLFAEAVMCWIENKPLPDSFEPI, translated from the coding sequence ATGGCAACGTCTGAGGAATTACCAAAAGCCCAATTCGGACCACCGCTATGGCTTGGTAACGAAAATGAGGGTCTAGCATATTATGTCTTTAACCCAGAGGGAACAGAGTCAATACTACTCCTTCATGGTGCCATGACTGGTGGCACGGAATGGGATCTTGTTTTACCCCACCTCTCGAAGCGGTATCATATTCTTGCGCCAGATATTCCCCTCCACAACCGTTCAAGAAACATAAAACTTGAAAACCCTGGCATAGATACGGGAAACCTCCTACGAGATCTGGTCAAAGGCTCCGCAAAGGGAGGACAGGCACATGTAGTGGGACTAAGTATGGGAGCTCACATCGGCAGGAGACTGGCAGTTCAGTGCCCGGAAGTAGTCAGGACCTGCTTTTTGTCTGGATTCAGTCAGCTGGATTGGATACCATGGAAAGGCTCGCTCGCTTACATTGTCTATGCCGTGGAATACGTTGGCGCAATGGTCCCAAAAAGCTGGATTGACAGAATTGAACATGCAACTGATACTGAGACTCCGCATGATCTAGAGCATTTCAAGAGGGTTTGGAATTTGATGATGGACGATACAGATGTGAAGGGTAAATCCTGGGAGGCTCGAACACTGGTGGTTGCTGCAACGAAAGGTGGGCTTGTTCCCACAAACGACTCCATTAGAGATGCCAGCGCATTGGCATTACTCGCACAACAGAAAAACCCAGAGAGCGCGGTTGTGCAGAATAAGACCATGCGCCATGGGTGGAGCAGACAAGGCCCAAAACTATTTGCAGAAGCCGTCATGTGCTGGATTGAGAACAAGCCATTACCGGATAGTTTCGAGCCCATCTAA
- a CDS encoding uncharacterized protein (EggNog:ENOG41) encodes MEQLRKTIIADKSKGLIPFLIVANVGSTNTGSIDPINEFADLAKEHNMWMHVDGAYGASVALSKSYRSLLNGIERCDSLAWDAHKWLFQTFGCGIVLVHDKRYLAESFASSGDYFRDIPSDDDEPNMLNYGIELTRPARHMKLWFTLRVLGLETSGGYD; translated from the coding sequence ATGGAACAGCTCCGCAAAACGATTATTGCGGACAAGTCTAAAGGTCTCATTCCTTTCTTGATTGTGGCTAACGTTGGCTCGACAAACACGGGCTCCATCGACCCTATTAATGAATTTGCGGATTTGGCAAAAGAGCATAATATGTGGATGCACGTAGATGGCGCTTATGGCGCATCTGTTGCTCTATCGAAATCGTATAGGTCGTTACTGAATGGAATCGAGCGCTGTGACAGTCTTGCATGGGATGCCCACAAGTGGCTTTTCCAAACATTTGGATGTGGCATTGTACTCGTACATGATAAACGCTATTTGGCGGAGAGCTTTGCGTCGTCCGGAGACTATTTTCGCGACATACccagcgacgatgacgaaCCAAACATGTTGAATTACGGAATAGAACTCACTAGGCCGGCTCGCCATATGAAGCTTTGGTTCACATTGAGGGTTTTGGGACTAGAAACCTCGGGGGGGTATGATTGA
- a CDS encoding uncharacterized protein (EggNog:ENOG41), translating to MGHISPNPPQSLDEILNVIIEQVWEVIRQLPELRPLVFNNDEGARISLAAEQKDVARFEEHAVVQFQRPIQEVVQEMRDIFSYIVRPNHPPFMSAIPSPSSPISWLGENLTSAFNSWPAAWFAGSGVATIETKLIAWLATQIGMPTSTGGTFVSGGSMANLTALAIARD from the coding sequence ATGGGACACATATCCCCCAACCCACCTCAGTCTCTCGATGAGATCCTGAACGTGATCATAGAGCAAGTATGGGAGGTAATTCGTCAACTACCAGAGCTTCGCCCCCTTGTCTTCAATAACGACGAGGGCGCTCGTATAAGTCTTGCTGCGGAACAAAAAGACGTTGCTAGGTTTGAAGAGCACGCAGTGGTTCAATTTCAGCGTCCCATACAAGAAGTTGTCCAAGAAATGAGAGATATTTTCTCATATATTGTGCGCCCTAACCATCCTCCCTTCATGTCAGCGATTCCGTCTCCCTCGTCACCCATCTCTTGGCTTGGCGAGAATTTGACCTCTGCGTTCAATTCCTGGCCTGCAGCATGGTTTGCTGGCTCAGGAGTTGCGACTATCGAGACGAAACTTATTGCTTGGCTGGCTACTCAGATCGGAATGCCTACTTCAACCGGTGGAACATTTGTGTCAGGAGGCTCAATGGCCAATCTGACAGCACTGGCAATTGCAAGGGATTAG
- a CDS encoding uncharacterized protein (EggNog:ENOG41), which yields MHFFPKADAALLSPSLEEQSLPTRPTNVGPIFDVDNAEIPIAPWTPDTESCFYPTKIDPYASASIPKKPPRAPSRYLRAHLAKNERLRLSMLWYYGRDLGNEPELLSGLQEKACLAQESSGWEFAIVGLLDVNVYIRLATVGVQLAILPRGETLCAHTVTQPPGNVFLLPNMMEDWRFRESPYVEQGGLIAYAGVPLRMQHESGECVGLGSLCVASATSQPPLSKQQQQTLARLADWIVADIVQCTRARRQRERHRLAELIATVENVSDDHDPQDSVLSILRTAYPDESISIQSSEIDQFANSRHSGLPSDLNNGLWEDTAYIDEFIETSNHSDTPKDRVVRIFSAQCESKLGHSILAVATKDFRRIFDDVDAWFIQTCASMLTQIWQKRLLSEAIRAKEKFLRGISHQLRTPIHGILGAAELLAEDLKAITISENAKIQPALAEVAGFISDIKTSSLYLDTISTAGRELMSTVNSMITLNRWADVAVAERHYATHDISELELELVKGISDAAIRDTGSTPSIFFHFDLPPDRRCLKTDLSLLRDSVLPLIINAIQNTSEGAVIVTSSKQPGTDAFVVDVEDTGCGIQPDDQSRIFELYEKGGEHSTGAGLGLPLATKFSTLLHGSIELISSRVDRGSHFRATFRDITYAASAVPLHKTVSALTYLPLRFHQVGADLPDLHLSSNFAKFLIRNGLTASESYKDSFTIVESGRDSKLTHSHVSSIPSEQVVIWLVPTSVDSGSLESLPNVIYASGPFSTLKLLSILEEADNLAMMINPAKRLARSNNTLAEDLNQGGTDSASSEEIYLTSDEGYSSLNGSPSLSSNGETSQTLEHGGESSLDWGLSSTHQSNEPAIWRRSTLPSTPARSAKPLTLVVDDNAINLRILQMYCKKRGLSCLSAADGKQAIEIFSKRQASHAAGDGAPIELILMDLQMPVCNGIDATYEMRSLEKQHGWKSSILFIVTGQDSEIDREAANAAGADDYLVKPIGMRSLDYGLKRYFPAFKN from the exons ATGCATTTCTTCCCCAAGGCAGACGCTGCCCTTTTGTCGCCATCACTAGAAGAGCAGAGCCTGCCCACCCGCCCTACCAACGTGGGTCCAATATTCGATGTTGACAATGCCGAAATTCCAATTGCGCCGTGGACTCCGGATACCGAGTCGTGCTTCTATCCCACCAAGATTGACCCTTACGCTTCGGCATCGATACCCAAGAAACCTCCCCGTGCTCCATCTCGATACCTGCGGGCTCATCTGGCCAAAAATGAACGGTTGAGATTGTCTATGCTATGGTACTACGGGCGGGATCTTGGCAACGAACCTGAGCTCCTCTCAGGGCTTCAGGAAAAAGCATGTTTAGCACAAGAATCTTCCGGCTGGGAATTTGCCATCGTGGGATTACTTGATGTCAACGTCTACATCCGTCTTGCAACAGTTGGTGTTCAGCTCGCTATTCTCCCCCGTGGCGAAACGCTTTGCGCCCATACGGTGACCCAACCTCCTGGT AATGTATTTCTTCTACCAAATATGATGGAGGACTGGAGGTTCCGAGAGTCGCCATATGTTGAACAAGGAGGATTAATAGCATACGCGGGCGTCCCGCTTCGAATGCAGCACGAATCTGGGGAATGTGTTGGGCTAGGATCGCTATGTGTCGCCTCAGCAACCAGTCAACCTCCCTTGTcgaaacagcaacaacaaacaCTCGCTCGTCTTGCCGATTGGATTGTAGCCGACATTGTGCAGTGCACACGAGCCCGGCGTCAACGTGAGCGCCATCGACTGGCCGAGCTCATTGCGACTGTTGAAAATGTATCCGACGATCATGATCCACAAGACTCAGTGCTCAGCATACTGCGAACTGCCTATCCGGATGAGTCAATCAGCATCCAGTCGTCTGAAATTGATCAATTCGCCAACAGCCGGCATTCGGGATTGCCCTCTGACCTGAACAATGGGTTATGGGAAGACACCGCCTACATTGATGAGTTCATTGAAACCTCAAACCATAGCGATACTCCTAAAGATAGAGTTGTTCGGATTTTTTCTGCCCAGTGCGAGAGCAAACTAGGTCATTCAATACTTGCTGTGGCTACCAAGGATTTTCGAAGAATATTTGACGATGTCGATGCTTGGTTCATACAAACCTGTGCATCTATGCTTACCCAAATTTGGCAGAAACGTCTTCTATCAGAAGCAATcagagcaaaagaaaagtttCTTCGTGGAATATCTCATCAGCTTCGAACTCCCATTCATGGCATTCTCGGCGCCGCCGAACTTCTTGCCGAGGACTTAAAGGCAATCACTATATCTGAGAACGCCAAAATACAGCCAGCGTTAGCCGAGGTCGCGGGATTTATCTCTGATATTAAAACGTCATCGTTGTACCTTGATACCATATCTACAGCAGGTCGAGAGCTTATGTCAACCGTTAACAGCATGATTACCTTGAACAGATGGGCTGATGTTGCCGTGGCCGAACGACATTATGCCACGCACGACATTAGCGAGCTGGAGTTGGAGCTCGTGAAGGGTATTTCTGACGCAGCGATAAGGGACACAGGCTCGACGccttcaattttttttcactttGATCTACCTCCAGACCGTAGGTGCTTAAAAACCGACCTCAGCTTGCTTCGGGACAGCGTTCTTCCCCTTATCATTAATGCCATTCAAAACACATCCGAGGGTGCTGTAATAGTCACTTCCTCAAAACAACCAGGGACAGATGCATTCGTGGTCGATGTCGAAGATACGGGCTGTGGCATTCAGCCAGATGATCAAAGCCGTATCTTTGAGCTCTACGAGAAAGGTGGCGAGCACTCGACAGGCGCTGGACTAGGTTTACCTCTGGCCACCAAGTTTTCGACCCTACTTCACGGCTCTATTGAGCTAATATCATCACGGGTCGATCGCGGCTCCCATTTCAGAGCAACATTTCGAGATATCACTTATGCAGCTTCGGCCGTGCCTTTACACAAAACAGTGTCCGCTCTAACATACTTACCGCTGAGATTCCACCAAGTGGGGGCTGACTTGCCTGACTTGCATCTGTCTTCAAACTTCGCCAAGTTCCTGATCCGTAATGGACTCACCGCTTCAGAGAGCTACAAAGACAGCTTTACAATCGTTGAATCCGGTCGTGACTCGAAACTGACCCACAGCCATGTTTCATCTATACCATCTGAACAAGTCGTCATCTGGCTGGTCCCAACATCAGTTGATTCAGGGTCTCTCGAGTCACTACCAAATGTCATATATGCTAGCGGACCCTTCTCAACGTTGAAGCTTCTTAGCATACTTGAAGAAGCCGATAATCTTGCCATGATGATCAATCCAGCGAAGAGACTTGCCAGGTCCAACAACACCTTAGCCGAAGACCTAAATCAAGGTGGTACTGATTCCGCCTCTTCAGAAGAAATTTACTTGACTTCAGACGAAGGGTACAGCTCTTTGAATGGCTCACCCTCGCTCTCTTCCAATGGAGAAACAAGTCAGACGCTCGAACATGGCGGTGAGTCGAGCTTGGATTGGGGTCTATCATCGACACATCAATCTAATGAGCCAGCAATCTGGAGGCGTTCTACCTTACCTTCAACCCCCGCAAGATCAGCTAAACCCCTCACACTCGTTGTAGATGATAACGCTATCAACCTCCGCATTTTGCAGATGTATTGCAAGAAGCGAGGACTGTCATGCCTCAGTGCGGCTGACGGCAAACAAGCTATTGAGATATTCTCAAAGCGACAAGCATCCCACGCTGCTGGTGACGGAGCTCCCATTGAGCTGATTCTCATGGACTTGCAGATGCCGGTGTGTAATGGCATTGACGCCACGTACGAGATGCGTTCCTTGGAGAAACAACATGGATGGAAGTCAAGTATTCTATTCATTGTGACTGGGCAAGACAGTGAAATAGATAGAGAAGCCGCGaatgctgctggtgctgatgacTATCTGGTGAAACCTATCGGAATGAGATCCTTGGATTATGGCTTGAAGAGATATTTTCCAGCATTCAAGAACTAA